A region of the Methanobrevibacter ruminantium M1 genome:
GTAATATTCATATCAGGAACTCCATGTACTGGTAAAACTACAATTGCAACTAAACTAAATGATTTCTTAACCAACAATGGATTCAATTCTTATTTTATAAAAATAAATGATTTTGCCATTGAAAATGATTTGGTTTTAGGCAAGGACCCAGACAAATTGTATACAGTTATAGACATTGGCAGACTTGATGAAGTCTTAAATAAGGAGATTAATAATTTTCTTGATGAAAACTCTTCAGATGATTCTAAAATAGTTGTTGTTGAAGGACATCTGTCCCATTTGTGCAATGGTGCAGATAAGATGATAATTCTTCGATTAAATCCAGAAAAACTCCTCAAAAGACTTGAAGAGCGAAAGTATAGTGAAAACAAAATTCATGAAAATCTTGAAGCAGAGGCTTTGGCTGTCTGTTCTGCAGAAGCTTATGACTTATATGATGATAAGGCCAGTGAAATAGACACTACAAATAAATCTGTTGATGAGACTCTTGAGCTTGTTCTTAAAATCATTACTGGTGAACTAGAATCTCCTGTAGGCTCTGTTGATTTTATGGATTGGTTTTTATTATAATAATTGTTTTTATTTTTACATTTAAACCATTTTAAGAAACTATTTTTTTTAGTTTTTTCTATTCAAACTCAAACTATAGAAAAGTTTTTTAAATAGAAAAAACATATCTTATCATAATATTCCTCTTGTACTATATATTATAGGAATATTTATTTTATTACTTTCTTTTTAAATTGCTTAAAAACTTGATTTCTCATCAAAATCTACTTTTATTTTAGCAATATATTATTTTAAAGAGATTATACTACGTATAAGAGGGGTATGTTTGGCTAGAGGAAAAAGACCAAAATGGATGATTGATATAGCTCAAGAACGTATGGATATTCTTTTTAATCGTGCAGAAAAAGAATATAAGAAGAATCCGGAGAGATCCCATCGTTACATAGAGCTAGCTCGAAACATTTCCAAGAAATACAATACAAAAATTCCCCAGCCATGGAACCGAAGATATTGTAAGAAATGCTACAAGTTCTTGGTTCCCGGTCACAACTGCGCTGTCCGGCTAATTAATAATGAAATTAATATATATTGTGGCGAGTGTGGCCATGTTATGAAAATTCCTTACATCAGGGAAAAAAAGTTAAAAAGGAGAGCTAAAATTGACTCTTACACTTTCAAAAAAAGAGATTATGAATGAAGCTCGTTCCGCTATGACAATCAATATTGGAAAAGCTGGTGTTAACGATAATGTTATTGAAGAGATTAAACGTCAGTTAAAATCCAATCCTATTATTAAATTACGATTTGCTAAAAATGTAGCAAGAAATAAAGATGATTTAATTAACAGCATTGTTGAAGGCACTAAATCCCAACTCATTGATGTTAGAGGGAATGTTGCTGTTATTTATAAGAAACAATCTCATTAAGCCATTCGCTTAGAGTTACAGACACCAGTCTTAGGTGAATTGGATTAAGTGAGATTATAACATATTAATTGGAGAAATTTATGTGACAACTGTATTTGATGTTCCTGCAGAGTTATTGATTAATACTGTTGCAGATGAATTTAAAGATAATAATGATAAAATCGTTGCCCCTGAATGGACAAAACTTGTTAAAACTGGTGTTCACAAAGAAAGAAAACCAGAAAACATCGACTGGTGGTATGTAAGATGCGCTTCTATTTTAAGAAGAGTCTATATTGACGGACCAGTTGGAGTAAGAAGTTTAAGAACCTTCTATGGCGGTAAAAAAGATAGAGGCGTAAACCCTGAAAAATTCAGAAAAGGTAGTGGATCTATTGTTAGAGTAGCTCTACACCAATTAGAAGATGCAGGATACGTAGAAAAAGTCGATGCTGGAAGAATTATTACTCCGCAAGGTAGATCTTTCTTAGATAATACTTCTGCTGAATTAATTAAAGACATTCCAGAACTTTCAAAATATTAAATGAAGATTTTTAAGATTGAATTGATCTAGCGCTTTATGCTTTGATTGATTCATTGAATAATAATTTAAATTTATGGGGATTTTAAAATGAGTGAACTTGATGAATTACGTAAAAAACGTATGGCTGAACTGCAAAGACAGGCCGCTATGAATGCTGATCCGCAGATGGCTCAACAGCAAATGGCTCAACAGCAGATGGCTCAGCAACAATTAGCTCAACAGCAAGAAATGGAAGCTCAGTTGAAACAAGCTATGAGACAGATCTTAACTCCAGAAGCTCGTGGAAGATTGGATAACTTAAGATTGACCAAGCCTGAGTTAGTACAAAACATTGAGATTCAATTGCTTCAATCAGCTCAAGCAGGTTCTCTTAGAGGCAAAGTAACTGATGAACAACTTAAAGTTTTGCTTAAAAATCTCATGGGTCAAAAAAGGGAAATTCATATTACAAGAAGATAATCTTTAATTTAAAGTTAATCTTAATTTTCTTTTATAATAAATTGATTTTTTTAAGATAAAATGAAAGCTTGTGTTCTTTATAGCGGTGGCAAAGACAGTTCATTGATGGGATACATCCTCAATCAATTAGGCTTTGACGTTGAACTGGTCACTGCAAATTTTGGTGTTTACGATTCATACATTCCAGCTTCAAAGTCTGCAGAGTCCATTGGATTGAAGCATAGGGTTTTAAACCTGGACATTTCCATCTTGGAAAAGGCTGTAGACATGATTTTAGAAGACGGATTTCCTAATGAGGGAATCAAGTATCTTCATGAGGCTGTTGTTGAGGAAGTGGCAAATCATTATGATTTGGTTGCTGACGGTACAAGAAGGGATGACAAGACCCCTAAACTCAATAGAAATCAAATAAGGAGCTTGGAAGACAGAAAAGATGTCCAATACATGAATTTGGATAGTTTTGGCTATAAGACCATCAAATATCTTGTAGGAAATCTTTTTGAATTGAAGCATGAAAAGAGCAATAAGGATACAAGTTCAGACTATGAGGTTGAAATTCGATTGCTGATTGACCAAAAAGGTGGAAATTCATCTGAAATATTCCCAGAACATTATCAGACTAATGTGGTCGGATTAAAATAATTATGCAAATTGCAATCAATCAATTTCTAATTATTCTTTAAACAAAATAATTATGCAAATTGCAATCAATCAATTTCTAATTATTCTAAAAGATTTAAGTTATTTATTCAAAATTAAGATTTATTATATAATTCGCGGTGAAAAAATGAGTAGAAACAAACCATTAGCTAAGAAATTAAGAATGGCTAAAGCTAATAAACAAAACAGAAGAATCCCAATTTGGGCTTATGGTAAGACTCAACGTAAATTAAGATACAGACCTAAGCCTAGACATTGGAGAAGAAATGATCTTAAAGTATAGGAGTGTTTAGTATGGCAGAAGAATTAGAAAGAACTTATGTTATTCCACTTAGAAAAGTTAAAAATGTCAAAAGAACTATAAGAGCTCCTAGAGCTATTAGAGAAGTTCAAAACTTTTTAATGAAACATATGAAAGCTGAAGAAGTAAAAATTGACGCTTCTATAAATGAATTTATTTGGGAAAGAGGAATTCAAAAAATCCCTTCCAAAGTAAAGGTAATTGCAGTAAAAGATGAAGAAGGTATTGTCAGAGCAACTTTAGCAGAAAACTAAATTTGCTTATGCTATATTTAATCATCTTTCAAACTAACTTTAAGAAGCAATAATTTAAAACTTTTTTAAGTGATTTAAACAACTTATAATAATTTTTAAGTTTTAATAAGTAATTTTTAAGTGATTTAAACAACTTATAATAATTTTTAAGTTTTAATAAGTAATTTTAAATAAACTTTTAAAAGCAATTTAAATAACTTTAAGAAGGAATTAATATGCTGAAAAGAATTAATTTAACCGGAAACCCTAATTTAGGTGTTTACATATCTGTTAATGATGAAATAGCTATTGTTCCTTTTAATGTTCCTGTTGAAATGGAATCTGTTATTAAAGAGACCTTAGAAGTCGACATCATTAAGACTTCCATTGCAGGCTCTAACCTAAACGGTGTTTTAGCAACAGGAAATTCTAATGGATTTTTAGTTTCTCCCTTTACATATGACAGAGAAATTGAACTATTGGAATCTGCAGGCATAAATGTTGCAAAGCTTCCAGGCAAATACACTGCCATTGGAAACATAATTGCTGTAAATGATTATGGTGCCCTTGCAGGTCCTAATATTGGGGAAGAAACAATCAAGGTTATTGAAGATACTTTAAAGGTTCCAGTAAAGATTTATCCATTTGCAGACACTAAGATTGTAGGTTCTGCAAGCATAGTTACCAATAAAGGAGCTTTATTGCATAGGGATACAATCTCTGAAGAGATTGATTTCATTGAAGACTTCTTTAAGGTTGAAGCAAACATTGGAACTGTATGCAAAGGAATGCCTCTTGTAGGTGCTTGTGGTATAGCCAATTCCCAAGGTGTAATGGTTGGGGAAAGTACTACAGGTCCTGAGATGGCTAGAATTGAAGAATCTTTAGGCTTTTTAGACTTTGGTAATTTCTAAATAGTTAAGATTCTTTTTTAAAGTATTTATTTACAGATATGATGTATTAATTGATTTAAAAGATTTTAATCAATTGATTATTATCTAAATTCAATGATTCAATTAAGTCAATTAATTTAGTATGATGATTAATTATAGTATTATAAGAAGGTTTTATTATGATAACTAAAAATTATAGAGTTAAAGGTAGCTTCGTAATGGGTAGTGAAACACAAGTTTTCACTAAAGAGTTAAGAGCTATTAAAGAAGAAGACATTTATGAAAAGCTTTATTCTATCTTCGGAAGTAAACATAGAATAAAAAGAAATCAAATCAAAATTGATTCAATTGAAGAAATCAGCGATGACGAAGTGGAAGATCCTATCGTACAAGCGATTCTTTAAATTTTTCATTTATTTGATTTTTTATTAAATTTTTTAACTATCATTACGGATGAAATAATCTTAAGGTGTTAAAATGGAAGACCAGCAAAAATTACAACAAATTTTAAGTCAACTTGAAGTTTACAAGCAACAATCTGAGTTATATAAGACTCAAATCGATGCTGTTCAAGCTTCACTTGCTGAAATTAAAATCTTAGAATCTACATTAGATGACATTAGTGGTAAAGACACCATAGAAACTTTAGTTCCTCTTGGTGCTGGCTCCTTCATTAATGCAGAGATTAAAAATGAAGATAAAGTTATTATGAGCCTCGGTTCAGGTGTTGCTGTTTCCAAGACTTTTGCAGAAGCTAAGGAAACCACTGCTGCACAGAAAAAAGAGCTTGAAGAGACTTTAGATAAGTTATTTGCAGATCTTCAACAAATAACTGACATTGTAGCTCAGCTATCTCCGCAAGCTGAACAGTTGATGGCTAAAGCTCAAGCGCAAATGGGACAGCCTCTTTATTAGTTCCATTTCTTTTATTTAATTAACTTTATCTATTTTTTTATATTTTTCTTAATTTTTCTATTTTTAATATTTTTTTATATTTTAACATTTTTTTAATTTTTATTTTAACTAATTTTTATTTATTTTTCTTATTTTTGTATTTTAATAATTATGCACGTTTTTTACACAAAACTCTTATTTTCCTATTCTAAAAGTTTTTTAATTTTAATCGCTTTTATCAATTTCATTATTTTTATTTAAGCAAAACAATGAAAAGTTTATAAATTTTTAAATATAAAACTATTAATAGTTAAAACTTTAAATTATATCTAACAATTTGTTAATATAATATTCAAAATAAAACAATTATAAAACATTTTAAATAAACAAAATAATCGATTTTGTTTTAAATTTTTTTAAATTAATACTTATTGGCAGGGATAAACTTGTTTAGTTCATTAAAGAAAAAATTTGCTGATGCAAGTAGCAAATTAAGAAATAAGGTAGAAGAAGAAGCTAAAGATGAAGATAACATTGAATTAATCGAAGAGTCTAAAGATGAATTTGATGACATCGACGAAGATCTCATCGAATATATTGATGAAGAAGATGAAGATGACGATTGGGACTTCGATGATATTGATAAAGAAGATAAATCTAAGGAAGAGCCTAAAGAGGAATCTAAAGAGGAATCTAAAGAGGAATCTAAAGAGGAATCTGTAGAAGAAACAGTTGATGAGGCTATAGAAGAAGTCGAAGATGTTTCTGCAGATGAAGATTCTGATGAAGAAGTAAAAGATTCTGATGAAGAAAAAAAGGATTCTGAAGAAAAGGATTCAAAAGATAAAAAAGAAAAATCCGGTTTCTTCTCATTCTTAAAACGTGGTAAGAAAGAAGATAAAAAAGAGGATGAAGAAGAAATTGAAGATTCTAAAGAAGAGGAAGTTCCAGAAGAAGAAGTCAAAGAAGCATCAGATGAGGAAGTTCCAGAAGAAGAAACATCAGAAGAGGAGTCTGAAGAGGAAGTTCCAGAGGAAGAGATAGAAGAATCTGAAGCTGAACCAGTTGAAGAAACTGTTGAAGAGGAAGCAGAAGAATCTGAAGCTGAACCAGTTGAAGAAGCTGTTGAAGAGGAAGCAGAAGAAACTGAAGAAGCAAAAGAAGAAACTTCCGAAGAGGATGAAGAAGAAAAGCCTAAAAAGAAACGTTCCCTATTTAGACGTGGTAAAAAAGACAAAGAGAAGGATTCAGAAGAGGAATTCGATGCAGAAGAGGCTAAAGGCAAAGGTGGATTCCTATCATTCATCCGTGAAAAGACTATCTCTGAAGATGATGTTGAAGACATTCTATTCGAACTTGAATTGGGCCTATTGGAATCAGACGTTGCAATGGACGTATCCAGTGTCGTTGTAGATTCAGTCAAAAACGACCTTGTCGGTCAAAAAATTAAAAGAAGCAGTGACATAGAGGAATATACCTATGAAGCCCTTAAAAAGGCAGTTTACAACATTATAAACATTGAAGGAAAGTCCATGACCGAGCTTCTTGAAGAGAAGGTCGCTCAAGGAGAGCCTCTTGTCGTCATGCTTGTCGGTATTAATGGTACAGGAAAAACAACTACAATAGGCAAATTAGCTAACTTTTACATTAAAAAAGGTTACACTCCAGTTATTGCAGCATCAGACACATTCAGAGCAGGGGCTATTGAGCAGGTTGCCTATCATGCAGATAAGTTGGGTGTCAAATTAATCAAGCATGAGAAAGGTTCAGACCCAGCAGCTGTCGCTTTCGATGCAGTTCAGCATGCAAAGGCCAAAGGCAAAGAGCTTGTATTGATTGACACTGCCGGAAGAATGCAAACAAATACCAATCTTATGGATGAAATGAAGAAGATTAGAAGGGTCTCCAAGCCGGACCTTGTTGTATTTG
Encoded here:
- a CDS encoding DNA-binding protein — encoded protein: MSELDELRKKRMAELQRQAAMNADPQMAQQQMAQQQMAQQQLAQQQEMEAQLKQAMRQILTPEARGRLDNLRLTKPELVQNIEIQLLQSAQAGSLRGKVTDEQLKVLLKNLMGQKREIHITRR
- a CDS encoding DUF7411 family protein, which gives rise to MKACVLYSGGKDSSLMGYILNQLGFDVELVTANFGVYDSYIPASKSAESIGLKHRVLNLDISILEKAVDMILEDGFPNEGIKYLHEAVVEEVANHYDLVADGTRRDDKTPKLNRNQIRSLEDRKDVQYMNLDSFGYKTIKYLVGNLFELKHEKSNKDTSSDYEVEIRLLIDQKGGNSSEIFPEHYQTNVVGLK
- a CDS encoding 30S ribosomal protein S19e; translated protein: MTTVFDVPAELLINTVADEFKDNNDKIVAPEWTKLVKTGVHKERKPENIDWWYVRCASILRRVYIDGPVGVRSLRTFYGGKKDRGVNPEKFRKGSGSIVRVALHQLEDAGYVEKVDAGRIITPQGRSFLDNTSAELIKDIPELSKY
- a CDS encoding 50S ribosomal protein L39e: MSRNKPLAKKLRMAKANKQNRRIPIWAYGKTQRKLRYRPKPRHWRRNDLKV
- a CDS encoding translation initiation factor IF-6, which encodes MLKRINLTGNPNLGVYISVNDEIAIVPFNVPVEMESVIKETLEVDIIKTSIAGSNLNGVLATGNSNGFLVSPFTYDREIELLESAGINVAKLPGKYTAIGNIIAVNDYGALAGPNIGEETIKVIEDTLKVPVKIYPFADTKIVGSASIVTNKGALLHRDTISEEIDFIEDFFKVEANIGTVCKGMPLVGACGIANSQGVMVGESTTGPEMARIEESLGFLDFGNF
- a CDS encoding 50S ribosomal protein L31e, which encodes MAEELERTYVIPLRKVKNVKRTIRAPRAIREVQNFLMKHMKAEEVKIDASINEFIWERGIQKIPSKVKVIAVKDEEGIVRATLAEN
- the pfdA gene encoding prefoldin subunit alpha, yielding MEDQQKLQQILSQLEVYKQQSELYKTQIDAVQASLAEIKILESTLDDISGKDTIETLVPLGAGSFINAEIKNEDKVIMSLGSGVAVSKTFAEAKETTAAQKKELEETLDKLFADLQQITDIVAQLSPQAEQLMAKAQAQMGQPLY
- the ftsY gene encoding signal recognition particle-docking protein FtsY, with translation MEEVEDVSADEDSDEEVKDSDEEKKDSEEKDSKDKKEKSGFFSFLKRGKKEDKKEDEEEIEDSKEEEVPEEEVKEASDEEVPEEETSEEESEEEVPEEEIEESEAEPVEETVEEEAEESEAEPVEEAVEEEAEETEEAKEETSEEDEEEKPKKKRSLFRRGKKDKEKDSEEEFDAEEAKGKGGFLSFIREKTISEDDVEDILFELELGLLESDVAMDVSSVVVDSVKNDLVGQKIKRSSDIEEYTYEALKKAVYNIINIEGKSMTELLEEKVAQGEPLVVMLVGINGTGKTTTIGKLANFYIKKGYTPVIAASDTFRAGAIEQVAYHADKLGVKLIKHEKGSDPAAVAFDAVQHAKAKGKELVLIDTAGRMQTNTNLMDEMKKIRRVSKPDLVVFVGDALTGNDATEQARKFNEAIDIDGVILTKADADSKGGAALSVGYIIQKPILFLGMGQSYDDIKEYDPDWMLEQIFS
- the rpl18a gene encoding 50S ribosomal protein L18Ae; this encodes MITKNYRVKGSFVMGSETQVFTKELRAIKEEDIYEKLYSIFGSKHRIKRNQIKIDSIEEISDDEVEDPIVQAIL
- a CDS encoding YhbY family RNA-binding protein gives rise to the protein MNEARSAMTINIGKAGVNDNVIEEIKRQLKSNPIIKLRFAKNVARNKDDLINSIVEGTKSQLIDVRGNVAVIYKKQSH
- a CDS encoding adenylate kinase family protein yields the protein MSISDKIEENKVIFISGTPCTGKTTIATKLNDFLTNNGFNSYFIKINDFAIENDLVLGKDPDKLYTVIDIGRLDEVLNKEINNFLDENSSDDSKIVVVEGHLSHLCNGADKMIILRLNPEKLLKRLEERKYSENKIHENLEAEALAVCSAEAYDLYDDKASEIDTTNKSVDETLELVLKIITGELESPVGSVDFMDWFLL
- a CDS encoding ribonuclease P protein component 4, coding for MARGKRPKWMIDIAQERMDILFNRAEKEYKKNPERSHRYIELARNISKKYNTKIPQPWNRRYCKKCYKFLVPGHNCAVRLINNEINIYCGECGHVMKIPYIREKKLKRRAKIDSYTFKKRDYE